A window from Vigna angularis cultivar LongXiaoDou No.4 chromosome 7, ASM1680809v1, whole genome shotgun sequence encodes these proteins:
- the LOC108337173 gene encoding protein CHUP1, chloroplastic — translation MREEKENPSENRSKVSKLSDQNQPPKPQTTKGTNPNNNGSKTRLWGAHIVKGFSADKKAKPFATKKQTLTSSTATSENVVVANQKSNGSNPFVPSHSRVKRSLIGDLSCSINPAQVHPHAFPTHRRQSSTDLFTELDHMRGLLQESKERECKLNAELAECRKRVSEVDEIVKRVGLLEQEKVTLTEQLAALTCEEVKGEVEQHKEVKVQNLELEVVELRRLNKELQMQKRNLTCRLSSIEAQSHCPDKSSESDVVAKIKAEASLLRVTNEDLCKQVEGLQISRLNEVEELAYLRWVNSCLRNELKNTCSALDSDKPSSPHTVVSSSGDCVSSFSDQANRYLNCGSANRFNMMKKPKKWPITSQEEFQGSLIEKNCIESDVAGGSPRRRHSISGSNYSEEEVVLSKRRQSDYFVCSKEMEKESVSLSFQQSGVEVVQRPQYFGNCQETNKLLVSSDVEKRALRIPNPPPRPSCSISSKIKEESSAQVLPPPPPPPPPPPMNFASKSNTATVKRAPQVVELYHSLMKRDSRKDSSNGGLSDAPDVADVRSSMIGEIENRSSHLLAIKADIETQGEFVNSLIREVKNAVYQNIEDVVAFVKWLDDELCFLVDERAVLKHFDWPEKKADTLREAAFGYQDLKKLESEVYSYKDDPRLPCDIALKKMVALSEKMERTVHNLLRTRESLMRHCKEFQIPIEWMLDNGTIGKIKLSSVKLAKKYMKRVAMELQVKSALEKDPAMDYMLLQGVRFAFRIHQFAGGFDAETMHAFEELRNLASLLNKT, via the exons ATgagggaagaaaaagaaaacccttCAGAGAACAGGTCCAAAGTTTCAAAATTATCTGATCAAAACCAACCCCCAAAGCCTCAAACCACCAAGGGAACCAACCCCAACAACAACGGCTCCAAAACCAGGTTGTGGGGTGCTCACATTGTGAAGGGTTTCTCTGCTGACAAAAAAGCAAAGCCCTTTGCCACCAAAAAACAAACACTAACATCTTCAACAGCAACCTCGGAGAATGTCGTTGTTGCAAACCAGAAGAGCAACGGCAGCAACCCTTTTGTACCTTCTCATTCCAGAGTGAAGAGGTCTCTCATAGGTGACTTGTCATGTTCAATCAACCCTGCTCAGGTTCATCCACATGCATTCCCAACTCACAGGAGACAGTCTTCCACTGATTTGTTCACTGAGTTGGACCACATGAGGGGGTTGTTGCAAGAGTCTAAGGAGAGGGAGTGCAAGCTGAATGCTGAGCTGGCAGAGTGTAGGAAGAGGGTGAGTGAGGTGGATGAGATTGTGAAGAGGGTTGGGTTGTTGGAACAGGAGAAGGTCACTCTCACTGAGCAATTGGCTGCATTGACTTGTGAGGAAGTGAAAGGGGAAGTAGAACAGCACAAGGAAGTGAAAGTGCAGAATCTTGAGCTGGAAGTTGTGGAGTTGAGGAGGCTGAATAAGGAGCTGCAGATGCAGAAACGGAACCTCACTTGCAGGCTTTCTTCTATTGAGGCTCAATCACATTGTCCTGATAAATCTTCTGAG AGTGACGTTGTTGCCAAAATTAAAGCCGAGGCATCATTGCTGAGGGTCACGAATGAAGACCTATGCAAACAAGTGGAAGGTTTGCAGATAAGCAGATTGAATGAGGTTGAAGAGCTTGCCTACTTGAGGTGGGTGAATTCATGTTTAAGAAACGAGTTGAAGAACACATGCTCAGCATTGGATTCTGATAAGCCATCTAGTCCTCACACGGTTGTGAGCAGTAGTGGAGATTGTGTAAGTTCTTTCTCTGATCAAGCCAATAGGTACTTAAATTGTGGCAGTGCAAATAGGTTCAACATGATGAAGAAGCCAAAAAAGTGGCCCATAACATCACAAGAAGAGTTTCAAGGCAGTCTCATTGAGAAAAATTGTATTGAATCAGATGTTGCAGGGGGAAGCCCCAGAAGAAGGCACTCTATCAGTGGATCAAACTACTCAGAGGAAGAGGTTGTTTTGAGTAAGAGAAGACAGTCTGATTATTTTGTATGTTCAAAGGAAATGGAAAAGGAATCAGTGTCATTGTCTTTTCAACAATCTGGTGTGGAGGTTGTCCAAAGACCACAATATTTTGGAAATTGCCAAGAAACTAACAAGCTTTTGGTTTCTTCAGATGTTGAGAAAAGGGCCCTACGCATTCCTAATCCTCCTCCAAGACCTTCATGTTCTATTTCaagcaaaataaaagaagaaagttcTGCTCAAGTTCTACCTCCCCCACCTCCACCTCCTCCCCCACCTCCTATGAATTTTGCATCAAAAAGTAACACAGCAACTGTGAAAAGAGCCCCACAAGTGGTGGAATTGTATCATTCACTTATGAAGAGAGACTCTAGAAAGGATTCTTCAAATGGAGGACTATCTGATGCACCGGATGTTGCTGATGTTCGTAGCAGCATGATTGGAGAAATTGAAAACCGTTCATCACACTTGCTTGCT ATAAAGGCAGATATTGAGACTCAGGGAGAATTTGTGAATTCATTGATTAGAGAGGTGAAGAACGCAGTTTATCAGAACATAGAAGATGTGGTGGCATTTGTGAAGTGGCTAGATGATGAACTGTGTTTCCTT GTGGATGAGAGAGCAGTCCTTAAGCATTTTGATTGGCCAGAGAAGAAAGCCGACACATTAAGAGAAGCAGCATTTGGGTATCAAGATTTGAAGAAATTAGAATCTGAAGTTTACTCCTACAAGGATGATCCTCGTCTACCTTGTGATATTGCTCTAAAGAAAATGGTTGCATTGTCTGAAAA GATGGAGCGTACAGTTCATAACCTTCTTCGCACAAGAGAGTCACTAATGCGTCACTGCAAGGAGTTTCAAATTCCCATAGAATGGATGCTTGACAATGGAACTATTGGCAAG ATAAAGCTAAGCTCAGTTAAATTGGCTAAAAAGTATATGAAAAGGGTAGCTATGGAACTTCAGGTAAAGTCAGCATTAGAAAAAGATCCTGCAATGGATTACATGCTTCTCCAAGGAGTGAGATTTGCTTTTCGAATCCATCAG TTTGCTGGAGGATTTGATGCAGAAACAATGCATGCATTTGAGGAGCTTCGCAATCTGGCTTCTCTTCTTAACAAAACATAA